A single genomic interval of Alistipes provencensis harbors:
- a CDS encoding zinc-dependent metalloprotease: MIRKGLFLVCALLIPALLLAAKPSKSKGKNKKKAKTEQTDTTSAKKTSDYDKLFKGKKCQTVKGLVTIHKVDGEKLYFELPMSIFGREMLLGSTVSETSNNDHGVVGYKSKDPLHVTFAKEGHKSVQLCLVNDIYSGDGKDKGIDEAVRRSSIPGIYRAFKIEAYNADSTAVVIDVTNLFMEDNDDLTPFDPYSTFGYKPFSRTTSFQKSNSHLGDIKAFEDNVTVKSYLSYTTTVTYSNGPVMGKIEDKRAFTALVTRTLLLLPEKEMRPRIADPRMNIFVTGKARFSANMNRGTLPVYYARHWRVEPKDVEAYKRGELVEPVKPIVFYLDTNLPEAWKPYAREGIEQWNDAFEKIGFKNVVQVRDYPTKEEDPEFDPDNLKYSCIRYAPLAFQNAMGPSWDDPRTGEIITASVMVYHDIVKLLNRWRFLQTAAADPNVRTMNIPDSIMGSALRYVLSHEVGHCLGFMHNMASSSAIPVDSLRSPSFTQKYGTTYSIMDYARFNHVAQPGDYERGVSMMPPRMGLYDEYAVKWLYTYLPDAKTPEEEQPWLDNLVRSHAGDPIYRYGKQQIFNTLDPTSLSEDLGDDHVRASEYGIRNLKYIMKHLNEWYGEDDNDLTAREAIYKSLLNQYLTYINHVYNVKGGMMMNERKAGDPRPSYSFIDGDYQRCAQQFLIDQLHDLDWIDDPALLKELPLQGNLSVRVQRILLSCIEADKGSFGRMIDPAPNAYTQLEHADDAIKGIFRHTYQGKSLTPRDRSNQNSYVDMLLMITRLAPKKSSEKGIADDERGIGFAPQLDQNGWNISTGNVYTEALGDGDMMSRMERQLEADLFGTSNNPEEISGFGYFRSLTESLSPRDAMYYGRLIKVRDLLRQKRYTGDQDTRNHYELLLHRIEGALE, translated from the coding sequence ATGATACGAAAAGGCCTATTCCTCGTGTGTGCGCTGCTCATCCCGGCGCTCCTGCTGGCTGCCAAGCCCTCGAAAAGCAAGGGAAAGAACAAGAAAAAAGCTAAGACCGAACAGACGGACACCACCTCCGCCAAAAAGACCTCCGACTACGACAAACTCTTCAAAGGCAAGAAGTGCCAGACGGTCAAGGGTCTCGTGACCATTCATAAAGTCGACGGCGAGAAGCTCTACTTCGAGCTGCCGATGTCGATCTTCGGCCGCGAGATGCTGCTGGGCTCGACCGTATCCGAAACCAGCAACAACGACCACGGCGTGGTCGGCTACAAGTCGAAGGACCCGCTGCATGTGACCTTCGCCAAGGAGGGTCACAAGAGCGTGCAGCTCTGTCTGGTCAACGACATCTACAGCGGCGACGGCAAGGACAAGGGTATCGACGAGGCGGTGCGCCGCTCTTCGATCCCGGGCATCTACCGCGCCTTCAAGATCGAGGCCTACAACGCCGACTCGACGGCCGTGGTGATCGACGTGACGAACCTCTTCATGGAGGACAACGACGACCTGACGCCGTTCGACCCCTACAGCACCTTCGGCTACAAGCCCTTCTCGCGCACCACGTCGTTCCAGAAGTCGAACAGCCATCTGGGCGACATCAAGGCTTTCGAGGACAACGTGACCGTCAAGAGCTACCTGAGCTACACCACCACCGTAACCTACTCGAACGGTCCGGTAATGGGAAAGATCGAGGACAAGCGCGCCTTCACGGCGCTCGTCACCCGCACGCTGCTGCTGCTCCCCGAAAAAGAGATGCGTCCGCGCATCGCCGACCCCCGCATGAACATCTTCGTGACGGGCAAGGCCCGCTTCTCGGCGAACATGAACCGCGGTACGCTGCCCGTCTACTACGCCCGCCACTGGCGCGTGGAGCCCAAGGACGTCGAGGCCTACAAGCGCGGCGAACTGGTCGAGCCGGTGAAGCCCATCGTCTTCTACCTCGACACGAACCTGCCCGAAGCGTGGAAGCCCTATGCCCGCGAAGGCATCGAGCAGTGGAACGACGCTTTCGAGAAGATCGGTTTCAAGAACGTCGTCCAAGTCCGCGACTATCCCACCAAGGAGGAGGACCCCGAGTTCGACCCCGACAACCTGAAATACTCCTGCATCCGCTACGCCCCGCTGGCGTTCCAGAACGCCATGGGTCCCTCGTGGGACGACCCCCGCACGGGTGAGATCATCACGGCTTCGGTGATGGTTTACCACGACATCGTCAAGCTCCTGAACCGCTGGCGTTTCCTCCAGACCGCAGCCGCCGACCCCAACGTCCGCACGATGAACATTCCCGACTCGATCATGGGCAGCGCCCTGCGCTACGTCCTCTCGCACGAGGTGGGACACTGTCTGGGCTTCATGCACAACATGGCCTCGTCGTCGGCCATTCCCGTCGACTCGCTCCGCTCGCCCTCGTTCACGCAGAAATACGGCACGACCTACTCGATCATGGACTACGCCCGCTTCAACCATGTGGCACAGCCCGGCGACTACGAGCGCGGCGTCAGCATGATGCCTCCCCGCATGGGCCTTTATGACGAATATGCCGTGAAGTGGCTCTACACCTACCTGCCCGACGCCAAGACCCCCGAAGAGGAGCAGCCATGGCTCGACAACCTCGTCCGTTCGCATGCCGGCGACCCGATTTACCGGTATGGCAAGCAGCAGATTTTCAACACCCTCGACCCCACGTCGCTGTCGGAGGACCTCGGTGACGACCACGTCCGCGCTTCGGAGTACGGCATCAGGAACCTCAAGTACATCATGAAGCACCTGAACGAGTGGTACGGCGAGGACGACAACGACCTCACGGCCCGCGAGGCGATCTACAAGTCGCTGCTCAACCAGTACCTGACCTATATCAACCACGTTTACAACGTCAAGGGCGGCATGATGATGAACGAACGCAAGGCCGGCGACCCGCGTCCCTCCTACTCGTTCATCGACGGCGACTACCAGCGCTGCGCGCAGCAGTTCCTGATCGACCAGCTCCACGACCTCGACTGGATCGACGATCCCGCACTGCTCAAGGAACTGCCCCTGCAGGGCAACCTCTCGGTGCGCGTACAGCGTATCCTCCTCTCCTGCATCGAGGCCGACAAGGGCAGCTTCGGCCGCATGATCGACCCCGCTCCGAATGCCTACACACAGCTCGAGCATGCCGACGACGCAATAAAGGGTATCTTCCGACACACCTATCAGGGCAAGAGCCTCACCCCGCGCGACCGCAGCAACCAGAACTCCTATGTCGACATGCTGCTGATGATCACGCGTCTGGCGCCCAAAAAGAGCTCCGAGAAGGGCATCGCCGACGACGAGCGCGGCATCGGCTTCGCTCCGCAGCTCGACCAGAACGGCTGGAACATCTCGACCGGCAATGTCTATACAGAGGCTCTGGGCGACGGCGACATGATGTCCCGCATGGAGCGCCAACTGGAAGCCGACCTGTTCGGCACGTCCAACAACCCCGAGGAGATCAGCGGCTTCGGCTACTTCCGCTCGCTGACCGAATCGCTCTCGCCGCGCGACGCCATGTACTACGGCCGTCTGATCAAGGTCCGCGACCTGCTGCGCCAGAAGCGCTACACGGGCGATCAGGACACGCGCAACCACTACGAACTGCTGCTCCACCGCATCGAAGGTGCTTTAGAGTAA
- a CDS encoding DUF5117 and DUF5118 domain-containing protein: MKRYLICLLSLLLLSGATTATFAKGKKSKKKAQTTAAAPAKKQSEYDKLFKGKQVKTSKGGMMTLHIVDDKLFVELPLKMLNRDMMLMSSVAEITDHTDSYVGLSPLRPLQVKFDTINRTVLLRRDRNQSVVADNGAEIRRALAQSNMPAILGSYKIKAFNADSTAVVFDMTDLFIGGESLLTAIDPRSETKLVLRGIAFNQKKDRSMLTDVAAFEDNATITSYITYDSKIGKTYNKVTTAKLVRSLALLPETPMRPRLADFRLPLNVLGKYNYHSDYKLMDPVYFATRWRMEPSDQAAYDRGEAVEPKAPVVFYIDTTFTAQMSAAITKGILEWNKCFEAIGFKDAIRVRPFPTPEEDPQFSPQNFRYNCINYVPSLTGDTRVRTYVDPRSGEILRTTVMVCHNMTWEMPFEIFVFTAHADPSVRQRYMPDSTLFEHIKNHFTWLTGVDCFGMSYNLTSSAAFPSDSLHNNAAFTQKYGTTPSMLDIAKYNFIAPIDAVKKGFRITPVGVGEYDYHVVKCLYKPIPEAKTSEEELKVIEKWVDATVGNPVYRYENAKDCPDCGANDVGDDDIKNFKYALENLKYCMDNFDKWISDEDDPEYLYRNGLYNYLYRRYKQVLTQVAITAYGVKTYERKANDPVPSYEFTPYAEQKEALDILYAHRYMPDWVHRPELVRLMGIQRERIEEHKDYLSLLMNATATRLFIYEGQGKDHFDHKRYIRYMFDKLFEKTRKGQRLADEDFYYQTNFAKTMMASSKIVDRKAKYRDGSASALAAQIAGDPKVLDFSDPEACMKTVEEMPLLYSMNDVDFGRDEVSAQYGALKKWPVINTQSTRQLYYGILKELRQVVKPYINSGDRRTREHYRFIYESINRLID; this comes from the coding sequence ATGAAAAGATATCTGATTTGTCTGCTTTCGCTGCTGCTCCTGTCGGGCGCCACGACGGCAACCTTCGCCAAGGGCAAGAAATCGAAGAAGAAAGCCCAGACGACGGCCGCCGCACCCGCAAAGAAGCAGAGCGAATACGACAAACTTTTTAAAGGCAAGCAGGTAAAAACCTCGAAGGGCGGCATGATGACCCTGCACATCGTCGACGACAAACTGTTCGTCGAGCTGCCGCTGAAAATGCTCAACCGCGACATGATGCTCATGTCGTCGGTGGCCGAGATCACCGATCACACCGACAGCTACGTCGGCCTCTCGCCGCTGCGTCCGCTGCAGGTCAAGTTCGACACGATCAACCGCACGGTCCTGCTGCGCCGTGACCGCAACCAGTCGGTCGTGGCCGACAACGGCGCGGAGATCCGCCGCGCATTGGCCCAGAGCAACATGCCGGCGATCCTCGGGTCGTACAAGATCAAGGCCTTCAATGCCGACTCCACGGCCGTGGTGTTCGACATGACCGACCTGTTCATCGGAGGCGAGAGCCTGCTGACGGCCATCGACCCCCGTTCGGAGACGAAACTCGTGCTGCGCGGCATCGCATTCAACCAGAAGAAGGACCGCTCGATGCTTACCGACGTGGCCGCTTTCGAGGACAACGCCACCATCACCAGCTACATCACCTACGACAGCAAGATCGGCAAGACCTACAACAAGGTGACCACCGCCAAGCTGGTGCGTTCGCTGGCCCTGCTGCCCGAGACGCCGATGCGTCCGCGTCTGGCCGACTTCCGCCTGCCGCTGAACGTGCTGGGCAAGTACAACTACCACTCGGACTACAAACTGATGGACCCCGTCTACTTCGCCACCCGCTGGCGCATGGAGCCGTCGGATCAGGCAGCCTATGACCGCGGCGAAGCCGTGGAACCCAAGGCCCCCGTGGTATTCTACATCGACACGACCTTCACGGCGCAGATGAGCGCCGCCATCACGAAGGGCATCCTCGAGTGGAACAAGTGCTTCGAGGCCATCGGTTTCAAGGACGCCATCCGCGTCAGGCCGTTCCCCACGCCCGAGGAGGACCCGCAGTTCAGCCCCCAGAACTTCCGCTACAACTGCATCAACTATGTGCCCTCGCTCACGGGCGACACCCGCGTGCGCACCTACGTCGACCCCCGCAGCGGCGAGATCCTCCGCACGACGGTCATGGTCTGCCACAACATGACGTGGGAGATGCCGTTCGAGATCTTCGTCTTCACGGCGCACGCCGATCCCTCGGTGCGCCAGCGCTACATGCCCGACAGCACCCTTTTCGAGCACATCAAGAACCACTTCACATGGCTCACGGGTGTCGACTGTTTCGGCATGTCGTACAACCTGACCTCGTCGGCCGCGTTCCCCTCGGATTCGCTGCACAACAACGCCGCATTCACACAGAAATACGGCACGACCCCCTCGATGCTCGACATCGCCAAGTACAACTTCATCGCGCCGATCGACGCCGTGAAAAAGGGCTTCCGCATCACCCCGGTCGGTGTGGGCGAATACGACTACCACGTCGTGAAATGCCTCTACAAGCCCATTCCCGAGGCCAAGACCTCCGAGGAGGAGCTCAAGGTGATCGAGAAGTGGGTGGACGCCACGGTCGGCAACCCCGTCTACCGCTATGAGAACGCCAAGGACTGCCCCGACTGCGGCGCCAACGACGTGGGCGACGACGACATCAAGAACTTCAAGTATGCGCTGGAGAACCTCAAATACTGCATGGACAACTTCGACAAATGGATCTCCGACGAAGACGACCCCGAGTATCTCTACCGCAACGGCCTCTACAACTACCTCTACCGCCGTTACAAGCAGGTCCTGACCCAAGTGGCCATTACGGCCTACGGCGTGAAGACTTACGAGCGCAAGGCCAACGACCCCGTTCCCAGCTACGAGTTCACGCCCTACGCCGAACAGAAGGAGGCCCTCGACATCCTCTACGCCCACCGTTACATGCCGGATTGGGTACACCGCCCCGAGCTGGTGCGCCTGATGGGTATTCAGCGCGAGCGCATCGAGGAGCACAAGGACTACCTCAGCCTGCTGATGAACGCCACGGCGACCCGTCTGTTCATCTACGAGGGACAGGGCAAGGACCATTTCGACCACAAGCGCTACATCCGCTACATGTTCGACAAGCTCTTCGAGAAGACCCGCAAGGGCCAGCGCCTCGCCGACGAGGATTTCTACTACCAGACGAACTTCGCCAAGACGATGATGGCCTCGTCGAAAATAGTGGACCGCAAAGCCAAATACAGGGACGGTTCGGCATCGGCGCTCGCGGCGCAGATCGCCGGCGATCCGAAGGTCCTCGACTTCAGCGATCCCGAAGCGTGCATGAAGACCGTCGAGGAGATGCCGCTGCTCTACTCGATGAACGACGTGGATTTCGGCCGCGACGAGGTGAGCGCCCAGTACGGAGCGCTGAAAAAATGGCCCGTAATCAACACGCAGTCGACACGTCAGCTCTACTACGGCATCCTCAAGGAGCTGCGTCAGGTCGTGAAGCCCTACATCAACAGCGGCGACCGCCGTACCCGCGAACACTACCGTTTCATCTACGAGTCGATCAACCGGCTCATTGACTAA
- a CDS encoding SusC/RagA family TonB-linked outer membrane protein yields the protein MKSFLPEAGFSGRLIRRLAVLLVIWTAGLGAVRAQQAQQTIAVNFRNATVQQVFTWLDNHTQYDFVYNNSQIESLPRVSMQMNNTTVVDVVKYCLRNSSLSYQIRGNMVVIRPSDEIKKGTEEAVQFSGVVYDENGLPLAGVSVVLKQASRGAVTGPDGKFILKARRTDNMTLSFSFLGMKSQTVTAFSNGKQHVKELDKINIHMDPEVSEIGNVVVTGILNIAQKSFSGSSTTITGEQLKTVAPQGNALSAIQIFEPSFRIAENLDMGSNPNALPQMYVRGQSGIGTLELDSNLTSEHALKNDPNQPIFMLDGYEVSMEKIYDLDIERIETYTILKDAAATAMYGSRAANGVVVITTKPLPAGRLNVSYSGNFSINTPDLSSYNLMNAREKLEAERLAGYYDTDDPGQIATKLKEYNGKLQNIERGIETDWLALPLRTSFSHKHSVTVAGGADAFRYGLDLMYDDQEGVMKGQNREKMDAALTLQYQHKGLTFRNKMTTTLVNSKESPYGTFSDYVRMNPYDTYLDENGNIGMNMASWHSGSPYRNPMYDATLNSFDKGKRHEFYDQFDVRYYLNKKINFKAMVTLGYIVSDANRFVDPAAARFQNTEKKGQLVTSTQKQSNYDISVNGYYNDQIGKHNINLVAGVNIREEKTDYAGFTYSGFPEGGFSAPGYAQYLDTKSYLESKNRLFGALAVINYSYNDVIFADLSGRIDGSSQFGSNKRFAPFFSSGFGVNLHNLKFFKERTPWLTQFKLRGTYGMTGKVSFPSYAAQNKYEMITDWQPPTGDAVEIKYLGNTNLKWERTMQTDFGFELSILNGLFYARYNYYINDTHDMLGDMTIPTSSGFTMYKENIGRMENRGHEIKIQSRIVNTRNTIITLLFNGASNKGKLKKISNALKSYNDRVNEHYNSGIGGNDVQATPLLRYYEGGSKTGIYAMRSLGIDPATGQELFMRRDGSTTFKWDPAENVLVGDTEPTMSGSFGASAYWKGFTLDAYFMYEWGGQRYNQTLRTTIEMADILNSNCDRRVLSDRWIEGKNIIARFRDIKDFNSVTRPTSRLVQDYSYLNLSSLSVGYEFKRDMIRKLGLYRLKLQFNCRDLFTASSIQVERGLTSPYARSFTLSVNASF from the coding sequence ATGAAGAGTTTTTTACCCGAAGCAGGTTTTTCCGGCAGACTGATACGGCGGCTGGCCGTGCTGCTGGTGATCTGGACAGCGGGATTGGGAGCCGTCCGCGCGCAGCAGGCGCAGCAGACGATCGCGGTCAATTTCCGCAATGCCACCGTACAGCAGGTTTTCACCTGGCTGGACAACCACACGCAGTATGACTTCGTCTACAACAATTCGCAGATCGAGTCGCTGCCGCGCGTTTCCATGCAAATGAACAACACCACCGTCGTCGACGTGGTGAAATACTGCCTGCGCAACAGCAGCCTCAGCTACCAAATCCGTGGCAATATGGTCGTCATTCGCCCCTCCGACGAGATCAAGAAGGGCACCGAGGAGGCCGTGCAGTTCTCCGGCGTGGTTTACGACGAGAACGGACTGCCGCTGGCCGGCGTGAGCGTCGTGCTCAAGCAGGCGAGCCGCGGCGCCGTGACGGGCCCCGACGGCAAATTCATCCTCAAGGCCCGCCGCACAGACAACATGACCCTTTCGTTCTCATTTCTGGGCATGAAGAGTCAGACGGTCACCGCCTTCAGCAACGGCAAGCAGCATGTCAAGGAACTGGATAAAATCAACATCCACATGGACCCCGAAGTGAGCGAGATCGGCAACGTCGTGGTTACCGGTATTCTGAACATCGCCCAGAAGTCGTTCTCCGGATCGTCGACCACGATTACCGGCGAACAGCTCAAGACCGTGGCCCCTCAGGGCAACGCCCTCAGCGCCATCCAGATCTTCGAGCCCTCGTTCCGCATCGCCGAGAACCTCGACATGGGTTCGAACCCCAATGCCCTGCCGCAGATGTATGTCCGCGGACAATCGGGCATCGGCACCCTCGAGCTCGACTCGAACCTTACCTCGGAACACGCACTCAAGAACGACCCCAATCAGCCGATCTTCATGCTCGACGGCTACGAAGTGTCGATGGAGAAGATCTACGACCTCGACATCGAGCGCATCGAGACCTACACCATCCTGAAAGACGCCGCGGCAACGGCCATGTACGGTTCTCGCGCCGCCAACGGCGTGGTCGTCATCACGACCAAACCCCTGCCTGCCGGACGCCTGAACGTCAGCTACAGCGGCAACTTCTCGATCAACACCCCCGACCTGTCGAGCTACAACCTGATGAACGCCCGTGAAAAGCTCGAAGCCGAACGGCTGGCCGGCTACTACGACACGGACGATCCGGGGCAGATCGCCACGAAACTCAAGGAGTATAACGGCAAACTGCAGAACATCGAACGCGGCATCGAGACCGACTGGCTCGCATTGCCGCTGCGTACGTCGTTCAGCCACAAACATTCGGTCACCGTCGCCGGTGGCGCCGATGCATTCCGTTACGGCCTCGACCTGATGTACGACGACCAAGAGGGTGTGATGAAGGGCCAGAACCGGGAGAAGATGGATGCGGCACTCACCCTCCAGTACCAGCACAAAGGACTCACCTTCCGCAACAAGATGACTACCACGCTGGTCAATTCGAAGGAGTCGCCCTACGGCACCTTCTCGGATTATGTGCGCATGAATCCCTACGACACCTATCTGGACGAGAACGGCAACATCGGCATGAACATGGCATCATGGCACAGCGGTTCACCCTACCGCAACCCGATGTACGACGCCACGCTGAACAGTTTCGACAAGGGAAAACGCCATGAGTTTTACGACCAGTTCGACGTCCGCTATTACCTCAACAAGAAGATCAATTTCAAGGCCATGGTCACTCTGGGTTACATCGTCAGCGATGCGAACCGGTTCGTCGATCCGGCCGCCGCACGGTTCCAGAACACCGAGAAAAAAGGCCAGTTGGTAACTTCGACGCAGAAGCAGTCGAACTACGACATCTCGGTGAACGGCTACTACAACGACCAGATCGGCAAGCACAACATCAATCTGGTCGCAGGCGTGAACATCCGCGAAGAGAAGACCGACTACGCAGGATTCACCTACAGCGGTTTCCCCGAAGGAGGTTTCTCGGCTCCGGGTTATGCCCAATACCTCGACACGAAGAGCTATCTGGAAAGCAAAAACCGCCTGTTCGGTGCCCTCGCCGTGATCAACTATTCGTACAACGACGTGATCTTCGCCGATCTCTCGGGACGTATCGACGGCAGTTCGCAGTTCGGCTCCAACAAGCGTTTCGCCCCGTTCTTCTCCTCCGGCTTCGGTGTCAACCTCCACAACCTGAAATTCTTCAAGGAGAGAACCCCGTGGCTGACACAGTTCAAGCTGCGCGGAACCTATGGCATGACGGGTAAGGTATCGTTCCCCTCCTACGCCGCACAGAACAAGTACGAAATGATCACCGACTGGCAGCCCCCGACGGGCGACGCCGTGGAGATCAAGTATCTGGGCAATACCAACCTGAAATGGGAGCGCACGATGCAGACCGATTTCGGTTTCGAGTTGTCGATCCTCAACGGCCTGTTCTACGCCCGTTACAACTACTACATCAATGACACGCACGACATGCTGGGCGACATGACCATTCCGACCTCGTCGGGCTTCACCATGTACAAGGAGAACATCGGCCGCATGGAGAACCGCGGACACGAAATCAAAATCCAGAGCCGCATCGTCAACACCCGGAATACGATCATCACCCTGCTGTTCAACGGAGCGTCGAACAAGGGCAAGCTCAAGAAGATCTCCAACGCTCTGAAATCCTACAACGACCGCGTGAACGAGCACTACAACAGCGGAATCGGCGGCAACGACGTACAGGCTACCCCTTTGCTGCGCTACTATGAAGGCGGCTCGAAGACGGGCATTTACGCCATGCGTTCGCTGGGCATCGACCCCGCGACCGGTCAGGAGCTGTTCATGCGCCGGGACGGTTCGACCACTTTCAAGTGGGACCCCGCTGAGAACGTGCTGGTGGGCGACACCGAACCTACGATGAGCGGTTCGTTCGGTGCAAGCGCCTATTGGAAAGGCTTCACGCTCGACGCCTATTTCATGTACGAGTGGGGCGGGCAGCGTTACAACCAGACGCTCCGCACGACCATCGAGATGGCCGACATCCTCAACAGCAACTGCGACCGGCGCGTGCTGAGCGACCGTTGGATCGAGGGCAAGAACATCATCGCCCGCTTCCGCGACATCAAGGATTTCAACTCCGTGACGCGCCCCACCTCGCGACTGGTTCAGGATTACAGCTACCTCAACCTGTCGAGCCTCTCGGTAGGCTACGAGTTCAAGCGCGACATGATCCGCAAGCTGGGTCTCTACCGCCTCAAACTGCAGTTCAACTGCCGCGACCTGTTCACCGCCAGCTCGATCCAAGTCGAACGCGGACTCACGTCGCCCTACGCACGTTCGTTCACCCTTTCCGTCAACGCTTCCTTCTAA
- a CDS encoding RagB/SusD family nutrient uptake outer membrane protein, which translates to MKTKKIYLAALLLAATMTTACEEWLKIEPQYEITDTDLYKNTAGYYKVVNGLYRQMSDFSLYGRELSWGMTDVWARYYAVDPASDNKSYPQMYNLEYEAKEAASLASAIWSAGYKIIAQANDLIANTEKRDPEFFSLEEVDRNTILGEAYAVRAMMHFDLMRLFGASMEVDADGRYIPYVETYPSTVNPPIPSRDFMKKVIADLVKAHDLLKTFDVEVNPSYATSTSYRFFATNSPSQGKFYGNRGTRLNYYAVTVLLARACLWAQETDDALTYAQEIIDLVTDKTLKFSTSSSILSTPKMFDDLLFGFYHEKLVATFEPYANSTNSRRLIIDDKTFFTTPTNDYRKNFLNTSTNFMKKYTVNVTDEKDMIIPNIRISEAYYIAAECLYKTDMTSAAADLMVVRKARGYSSPALSGTMSEEAFWEALLYEYRKEFIGEGQLIFFFKRTNRPITFSEGNFNHGGKLTLPIPDSESAI; encoded by the coding sequence ATGAAAACGAAAAAGATATATCTCGCAGCTCTGCTTCTGGCCGCAACGATGACCACGGCCTGCGAAGAGTGGCTGAAAATAGAACCCCAGTACGAGATCACCGACACCGACCTCTACAAGAACACCGCCGGCTACTACAAGGTCGTCAACGGCCTCTACCGCCAGATGTCGGACTTCTCGCTCTACGGCAGGGAACTTTCGTGGGGTATGACCGACGTATGGGCGCGCTACTACGCCGTCGATCCCGCCAGCGACAACAAGTCCTACCCCCAAATGTACAACCTCGAATATGAGGCCAAGGAAGCCGCATCGCTCGCCTCGGCCATCTGGAGCGCCGGCTACAAGATCATCGCCCAAGCCAACGACCTGATCGCGAATACCGAAAAGCGAGACCCCGAATTCTTCAGCCTCGAGGAGGTCGACCGCAACACGATCCTCGGCGAAGCCTATGCCGTCCGGGCCATGATGCACTTCGACCTGATGCGTCTGTTCGGCGCGTCGATGGAGGTCGATGCCGACGGCCGCTACATCCCCTATGTGGAGACTTATCCGTCGACGGTCAACCCGCCGATCCCGAGCCGGGACTTCATGAAGAAGGTGATCGCCGATCTGGTGAAAGCCCACGACCTGCTCAAGACGTTCGACGTCGAGGTCAACCCCTCCTACGCCACATCGACGAGCTACCGTTTTTTCGCCACGAACAGCCCTTCGCAGGGCAAGTTCTACGGCAACCGCGGTACGCGGCTGAACTACTACGCCGTAACCGTATTGCTGGCCCGCGCCTGCCTCTGGGCGCAGGAGACCGACGACGCACTGACCTATGCGCAGGAGATCATCGATCTGGTAACGGACAAAACGCTGAAATTCTCGACCTCGAGTTCGATCCTGAGCACGCCCAAGATGTTCGACGACCTGCTTTTCGGATTCTACCACGAAAAACTGGTAGCGACTTTCGAGCCCTATGCGAACAGCACGAACTCGAGGCGTCTCATCATCGACGACAAGACCTTCTTCACCACGCCGACGAACGACTACCGGAAGAATTTTCTCAATACGTCGACCAACTTCATGAAAAAATACACCGTCAACGTCACCGATGAGAAGGATATGATTATTCCGAACATCCGCATCAGCGAAGCTTACTACATCGCCGCCGAGTGTCTCTACAAGACCGACATGACGTCGGCTGCCGCCGACCTGATGGTCGTGCGCAAGGCCCGCGGGTATTCGTCGCCCGCGCTTTCGGGCACGATGTCCGAAGAAGCGTTCTGGGAGGCCCTGCTCTACGAATACCGCAAGGAGTTCATCGGCGAGGGACAGCTCATCTTCTTCTTCAAGCGCACCAACCGCCCGATCACCTTCTCCGAAGGCAATTTCAACCACGGAGGCAAACTCACCCTGCCGATTCCCGACAGCGAAAGCGCGATCTAA
- a CDS encoding DUF4843 domain-containing protein — protein sequence MKKTIAILAAAASLFTAACNKSEILAPTDQRYIYMSYPESGNQIFNFSFVSTTKKTVRIAVPIKFAGRPLTEDLAYAVKLHPGSDDTTLRATEEYELPELVFHKESFLDTIFVTVHRTERMETGTYNLKFSLESNGNFFATQTGFLEAELRVTAQISHPSWWTQSVVDFYLGPYSDKKFGLFSQHIFTGDYGELEESEKQFYALKFKYWLQENPQTEEDGTQMKVAIQG from the coding sequence ATGAAAAAGACGATAGCCATACTCGCAGCCGCAGCCTCCCTGTTCACGGCTGCCTGCAACAAATCGGAAATTCTCGCTCCGACCGACCAGCGGTACATCTACATGTCGTATCCGGAAAGCGGCAACCAGATCTTCAACTTCTCGTTCGTCTCCACGACCAAGAAGACCGTACGGATCGCCGTGCCGATCAAATTCGCCGGCCGGCCGCTGACCGAAGACCTCGCATACGCCGTGAAGCTCCATCCCGGAAGCGACGACACGACGCTGAGAGCGACCGAAGAGTACGAACTTCCGGAACTGGTCTTCCACAAGGAGAGTTTCCTCGACACGATCTTCGTCACGGTCCACAGGACCGAACGGATGGAAACGGGGACCTACAACCTCAAATTCAGTCTCGAAAGCAACGGGAACTTCTTCGCTACGCAGACCGGATTTCTGGAGGCCGAGCTCCGCGTCACCGCCCAGATTTCACACCCTTCGTGGTGGACCCAGTCGGTCGTGGATTTCTACCTTGGCCCATACAGCGACAAGAAATTCGGGCTATTCTCGCAGCATATCTTCACGGGAGACTACGGCGAACTGGAGGAGAGCGAAAAGCAGTTCTATGCCCTCAAGTTCAAGTACTGGCTTCAGGAAAATCCCCAGACAGAGGAGGACGGCACACAGATGAAGGTGGCAATTCAGGGTTAA